Proteins co-encoded in one Deltaproteobacteria bacterium genomic window:
- a CDS encoding D-alanine--D-alanine ligase — MADMTKMKIGIILGGLSSEKDISLESGRNIFSKINRKKYDPLPIFMDDNASLWEIPLKLLMRNSTKDIGEDLREEAKPLRYEDLKARIDLAFLALHGKYGEDGCLQGLLELLGLPYTGSGVLASALGMDKHFCRQFLAASGIDVPKTIAVTKPDWTSDVQATTADRIESEIGFPCVIKPAREGCSTAVTKAVSREDVNPALTNAFLWDNTALIEEFLTGMEVTCGILEGDRPFPLIPSETIPTDRNSILSLEDKFLYGKGENKTPARLPETSLKKIQETALATFTALNLRCYARIDMFVLPDGRIVVLEANTLPGMTPSTVLFHQAAAMDMTQAGLIDLIITAALRAHSTKKGPL; from the coding sequence ATGGCAGACATGACAAAAATGAAGATCGGCATCATTTTGGGGGGGCTTTCATCCGAGAAGGATATTTCACTGGAAAGCGGACGGAATATTTTCAGCAAGATCAATCGGAAAAAATATGATCCGCTTCCGATCTTTATGGATGACAACGCCTCCCTGTGGGAGATTCCGCTGAAACTCCTGATGCGCAACAGTACGAAGGATATCGGGGAGGACCTCCGGGAAGAGGCGAAACCCCTTCGATACGAAGATTTGAAGGCCCGCATCGACTTAGCTTTTCTGGCCCTTCACGGCAAATACGGTGAGGACGGCTGTCTGCAAGGACTCCTCGAATTGCTTGGCCTGCCCTATACGGGATCAGGCGTGCTTGCATCGGCCCTGGGCATGGACAAACATTTTTGTCGTCAGTTCCTGGCGGCCTCAGGGATTGATGTGCCCAAAACCATTGCTGTCACGAAACCGGATTGGACGTCGGACGTGCAGGCCACCACAGCGGATCGAATCGAAAGCGAAATTGGTTTCCCCTGTGTGATCAAACCCGCCCGGGAAGGATGCAGCACCGCCGTGACCAAGGCCGTTTCGCGTGAAGATGTAAATCCTGCCCTGACCAACGCGTTTTTGTGGGACAATACCGCCCTGATCGAAGAATTTTTGACCGGCATGGAGGTAACCTGCGGGATTCTGGAAGGAGACAGACCCTTTCCTTTGATTCCGTCCGAAACCATTCCGACAGACAGGAACAGTATTCTCTCCCTGGAAGACAAGTTCCTTTACGGAAAAGGTGAAAATAAGACCCCAGCCCGGTTGCCGGAAACCAGTCTGAAAAAAATACAGGAAACAGCCTTGGCAACTTTTACGGCCTTGAATCTCCGTTGTTACGCCAGAATTGACATGTTCGTTCTGCCCGACGGACGGATCGTCGTTCTGGAAGCCAATACCCTGCCAGGCATGACGCCCTCTACGGTTCTTTTCCATCAGGCCGCAGCCATGGATATGACCCAAGCCGGTCTGATTGATCTCATCATCACGGCAGCCCTGAGAGCACACAGCACGAAAAAGGGGCCTCTATAG
- a CDS encoding Mrp/NBP35 family ATP-binding protein: MTEEKKSCDSCESTQGQPSGFQEFLEQEALKDRMEKVKHKILVLSGKGGVGKSTVATNLAVALSKAGKAVGLLDVDFHGPSIPTLLNLEGKPVYQHDEGLIPVEFASGIKVMSVGFLLRDQDEAVIWRGPMKISFLKQLLKDVIWGDLDYLVIDFPPGTGDEPLSIAQMIPECDGAVIVTTPQNLSLNDVKKSINFCRRIKIPVLGVIENMSGLMCPHCGQMIDLFKSGGGEAMANKMDVPFLGRIPIDPRVVEASDLGEPFIERHADSEGAAAFARIVRQLIDPKA, translated from the coding sequence ATGACGGAAGAAAAAAAATCATGCGATAGTTGCGAAAGCACCCAAGGTCAGCCGAGTGGCTTTCAGGAGTTTCTCGAACAGGAAGCGCTCAAGGACAGGATGGAGAAGGTCAAGCACAAGATCCTGGTCTTGTCCGGAAAAGGAGGTGTAGGAAAGAGTACGGTTGCCACGAATCTGGCGGTGGCTCTGTCCAAGGCGGGGAAGGCCGTGGGGCTTCTGGATGTTGATTTTCATGGACCCAGCATTCCCACGTTGCTAAATCTTGAGGGAAAACCAGTATACCAGCATGATGAGGGGTTGATTCCCGTTGAATTTGCCTCAGGCATCAAGGTTATGTCGGTGGGTTTCCTGTTGCGTGATCAGGATGAAGCTGTTATTTGGCGGGGACCGATGAAAATCAGCTTTCTCAAGCAGCTCCTTAAGGACGTGATCTGGGGCGATTTGGATTATCTGGTTATCGATTTCCCCCCCGGTACGGGAGACGAACCCTTGTCCATTGCTCAGATGATACCGGAATGCGACGGTGCGGTCATCGTTACGACGCCGCAGAATCTGTCACTAAATGATGTAAAGAAATCGATCAATTTCTGCCGGCGGATCAAGATTCCTGTCCTGGGCGTCATTGAGAACATGAGTGGTTTGATGTGTCCCCATTGCGGGCAAATGATCGATTTGTTCAAGAGCGGTGGTGGCGAGGCAATGGCGAACAAAATGGATGTGCCCTTCTTGGGCCGGATTCCTATCGATCCTCGTGTTGTGGAAGCTTCCGACCTCGGTGAACCCTTTATCGAGCGTCACGCCGACAGCGAAGGTGCGGCGGCATTCGCTCGGATCGTCCGGCAGTTGATAGACCCAAAAGCATAA
- a CDS encoding phosphoesterase yields the protein MKRVESLLVTEETISNLFRLIGMLREHDSLAVLMYGAPDPDAISSAMALREIIEQKAGLSRCVFAATHPFIRQQNLEFAHAMGVDISIIDGIDLADYRLIALVDSQPPLFGEVLERYRPHIVFDHHPRTPGWHAELEDVRPRYGALSTIMTGYLLAARVRITRMLYTALLYGIRSDTNNLERDACLEDIGAYYLNFARANRGLIRRIELNQIPERYLKYFDFAYRHRHRQREKIICFLEAVENADVCVQVADFLLRIIQIYFVVVGGIVGNRLIVVFRGDGYRMNCGDIASRTFGHLGSAGGHRSAARAEIHLEKLKEILAGDLSCRNMEHFLLQSLEVKRQRLRGDGTKEKG from the coding sequence ATGAAACGGGTAGAGTCGCTTCTCGTTACAGAAGAAACCATTTCCAATCTTTTCAGACTGATCGGCATGCTCCGGGAGCACGATTCTCTGGCGGTTCTCATGTATGGTGCCCCTGATCCCGATGCCATCTCTTCCGCCATGGCCCTGCGGGAAATAATCGAACAAAAGGCCGGTCTGTCCCGTTGTGTTTTTGCGGCAACCCACCCCTTCATCCGGCAACAGAATCTTGAATTCGCCCATGCCATGGGCGTTGATATTTCAATCATCGATGGGATTGATCTGGCCGATTACCGGTTGATCGCTCTGGTAGACAGTCAACCTCCTCTTTTTGGTGAAGTGCTTGAACGATACCGTCCGCATATTGTTTTCGACCACCATCCCCGTACGCCGGGCTGGCATGCTGAACTGGAAGACGTTCGGCCGAGGTACGGCGCCCTGTCCACCATCATGACGGGGTATCTTTTGGCGGCCCGCGTAAGGATTACACGGATGCTTTATACGGCCCTTTTGTACGGTATCCGGAGCGACACGAATAATCTGGAAAGGGATGCGTGCCTGGAAGATATCGGCGCGTATTATTTGAATTTTGCCCGTGCGAACCGGGGATTGATCCGGCGCATTGAATTGAACCAGATTCCGGAGCGTTACCTGAAGTATTTTGATTTTGCCTACAGACACAGGCATCGGCAACGCGAGAAAATAATCTGTTTTCTGGAAGCGGTGGAGAACGCTGATGTTTGTGTGCAAGTCGCGGATTTTCTTCTGCGCATTATCCAGATCTATTTTGTTGTGGTGGGGGGGATCGTCGGGAACCGCTTGATTGTTGTTTTCCGGGGTGATGGTTACCGGATGAACTGCGGAGACATTGCGTCCAGAACCTTCGGTCATTTGGGAAGTGCTGGAGGGCACCGGAGTGCCGCCCGGGCGGAAATTCATCTTGAAAAACTCAAGGAAATTTTAGCGGGGGATCTCTCCTGCAGGAATATGGAACATTTTCTCCTGCAGAGCCTGGAGGTCAAGCGCCAACGCCTCCGGGGAGACGGAACAAAGGAAAAGGGGTGA
- a CDS encoding zinc ribbon domain-containing protein, translated as MPIYEYKCRKCGKEFEEFQGITEPAISRCRFCKGRVDKLLSLSSFHLKGSGWYVTDYGGKKPSGSEEKPAHTPTKDTTSPEKTDA; from the coding sequence ATGCCAATTTATGAGTATAAATGCCGGAAGTGTGGAAAAGAATTTGAAGAATTTCAAGGCATTACCGAACCTGCCATTTCACGCTGCCGTTTCTGCAAGGGGCGCGTGGACAAACTTCTGTCACTCTCATCGTTTCACCTGAAGGGTAGCGGCTGGTACGTTACGGATTATGGCGGGAAGAAGCCTTCCGGTAGCGAAGAGAAGCCGGCTCATACTCCGACGAAAGACACGACGAGTCCGGAAAAAACGGACGCATAA
- a CDS encoding D-alanine--D-alanine ligase, with protein MQKMKIGIIMGGLSSEREVSLNSGRNVYDHLDNELYEGVPLFMDHGGNLWCIPWQLVSQNTTVDIMDRLEREGQRLAYEDLGEKVDFVFICLHGKYGDDGCIQGLLELLRIPYTGSGVLASALGMDKHVQLIFLKAAGLDVPSSMVIPERDWVRDPKTVWDNILSRFSFPLVVKPTREGSSTGVTIIQDSEELADGIQNALQWDSSVLLEEYLNGTEFSSIVLEEEGHIRALEVTEIHPQSEFYTYDDKYMPGRCRKFTPPKTIPPDVVEKIKEAAVRAFLALGFRSYGRMDGFLLTDGRILITDPNSSSGMAPSSFFFEQAACSGMLPSMIISHLIENAIQIHSAKIGPL; from the coding sequence ATGCAAAAAATGAAAATCGGCATCATCATGGGGGGGCTGTCCTCTGAGCGTGAAGTCTCTTTGAACAGCGGCAGAAATGTCTATGATCACTTGGACAATGAACTTTATGAAGGTGTACCTCTCTTTATGGACCATGGTGGAAACCTATGGTGCATCCCCTGGCAGCTGGTTTCCCAGAATACGACCGTCGACATCATGGACCGCCTTGAACGGGAAGGGCAACGGCTGGCTTACGAAGACTTGGGAGAAAAAGTTGACTTCGTCTTTATTTGTCTTCATGGTAAATACGGTGATGATGGTTGTATCCAGGGGTTGTTGGAACTGCTTCGGATTCCATACACGGGATCGGGCGTTCTGGCTTCCGCGCTTGGTATGGATAAGCACGTCCAATTGATTTTTCTGAAGGCGGCGGGTCTCGACGTACCGTCCAGCATGGTCATCCCGGAACGAGACTGGGTAAGGGATCCGAAAACTGTGTGGGACAACATCCTGTCGCGCTTCTCTTTTCCCCTTGTGGTCAAACCTACACGGGAGGGTTCGAGTACCGGTGTCACCATTATTCAGGATTCTGAAGAGCTCGCAGACGGCATCCAAAATGCCCTTCAATGGGACAGTTCGGTTTTGCTTGAAGAATATCTGAACGGAACAGAATTCTCATCCATCGTTCTGGAGGAAGAGGGGCACATTCGGGCTCTGGAAGTCACAGAAATTCATCCGCAAAGCGAATTCTACACCTACGATGACAAGTACATGCCCGGACGCTGCCGCAAGTTTACTCCCCCCAAGACGATACCTCCTGACGTTGTTGAAAAAATCAAAGAAGCGGCGGTGCGGGCTTTTCTTGCACTGGGCTTTCGGTCCTATGGGCGAATGGACGGCTTTCTGCTTACGGATGGACGAATCCTGATCACGGATCCCAATTCTTCTTCAGGCATGGCGCCATCCTCGTTCTTCTTTGAACAGGCCGCTTGTTCGGGGATGTTGCCATCCATGATCATCTCACATCTCATAGAGAACGCGATACAAATCCATAGCGCAAAAATTGGGCCTCTGTAA